The region AACGGAAGCGTCAAGCCCTTGGTCGGAAGCAGGCCTACGTTCACGCCCACATTGATCAGGATCTGGCCGCACCACATGATGGCCAGGCCGTAGGCCAGATAAGCGGAGAACAGCCGACCCGCGCGCTCAGCCCACAAACCGATATAAAGGCTACGGACCGCCACGAATATCAACAGGCCAAAAGCGGCCAGCGCACCGATAAGGCCCATCTCTTCGGCCAGCACGGCGAAAACGAAATCGGTGTGTGCTTCGGGCAGATAGAACTGCTTCTGCACACTATTGCCCAGACCGGTGCCGAACCAACTGCCGCGGCCAAAAGCGATCAATGCCTGAGTAAGCTGGTAGCCGGTGCCGAACGGATCGGTCCAGGGGTCCAGAAAGCCCGTCAGACGCTGCAGACGATAGGGTTCAAATAACACCAGGAGCCCGCCAAGCGCGCCAAGAGCACCAAACAGCAGCGTGAAGCGGAACAAGCCCACCCCTCCCAGGAACAGCATGCCAGTTGCAGCACCCATCAGGACAACGGTCGCACCGAAGTCCGGCTCGATGACCAGCAGCCAGGCCATGGGGCCAAGCACCATGAATGGCTTGATGAACCCAAACCACTTCTCCTTGACCTCTTTCTGGCGCTGCACCAGATACCCGGCCAGAAATACCACTGCAAACAGCTTCGCCAGCTCGGAGGGCTGAATATTGATCGGGCCGACCGCAATCCAGCGCCAGCTGCCGTTAACCTCACGACCGATACCGGGAATCAACACCGCAATCAGCAAGCCGAAGCCGACGAACAACAGTGGAAAGCGGAACTGCTGCCAAAGATTCACCGGAATCGACAGCACGACGACCAGCGCGCCGATAGCGATCGCCAGATAGATCAGCTGGCGGATCATGTAGAACAACGGGTTACCCAGCTGACCGGCGGCGACTTCCATCGATGACGAGGTGACCATCACCACACCCAGGCCCAACAGGCACAGCGCGGCTACCAAAAGCGGCATATCCATATCGAAACGCCGCTCACCCAGGAGCGGTGCGGCGGAACGCTGTAACACATCAGTCAAGATCATGTGTCAGCCTCCCTACCGCTTCGGCGAACAAGCGTCCGCGCTCTTCGAAGTTCTTGAACATATCCAGGCTGGCGCAGGCTGGCGACAACAGGACCGCATCACCCGGCTGTGCCACGTCGGCGGCGGCTGTTACGGCCTGCTCGATCGAATCAACGCGGATGACTGGTACGACGTTGCCCAGCGCCTGAACCAGCTCAGCTGCATCGCGGCCCAGCAATACGGCGGCCCGACAATATCGGCTGACTGGCTCGCGTAGCGGTGTGAAATCGGCACCCTTGCCGTCGCCGCCCGCAATCAACACCTGTTTACCTTGCAGGTCCGCACCGAAACCCTCGATCGCAGCGAGCGCGGCTCCCACGTTGGTAGCCTTGGAATCATCGTAATAATCAACGTCAGCATGTTTGCCGACCCACTGACACCGATGCGGCAAACCGGTGAAACTACGCAGCGCATCCAGCATGGCCGGGAACGGCAGCCCGGCAGCATGACCCAGCGCCAGCGCGGCCAGCGCGTTCGACTGATTATGCGCGCCGCGGATC is a window of Pseudomonas sp. gcc21 DNA encoding:
- the ftsW gene encoding putative lipid II flippase FtsW; translation: MILTDVLQRSAAPLLGERRFDMDMPLLVAALCLLGLGVVMVTSSSMEVAAGQLGNPLFYMIRQLIYLAIAIGALVVVLSIPVNLWQQFRFPLLFVGFGLLIAVLIPGIGREVNGSWRWIAVGPINIQPSELAKLFAVVFLAGYLVQRQKEVKEKWFGFIKPFMVLGPMAWLLVIEPDFGATVVLMGAATGMLFLGGVGLFRFTLLFGALGALGGLLVLFEPYRLQRLTGFLDPWTDPFGTGYQLTQALIAFGRGSWFGTGLGNSVQKQFYLPEAHTDFVFAVLAEEMGLIGALAAFGLLIFVAVRSLYIGLWAERAGRLFSAYLAYGLAIMWCGQILINVGVNVGLLPTKGLTLPFLSYGGSSLVVCCICLGLLLRIDWERRQALREAGNEK